The following proteins come from a genomic window of Hymenobacter canadensis:
- the paaE gene encoding 1,2-phenylacetyl-CoA epoxidase subunit PaaE, with protein MSRFHSLKVKSITRETPDCVSVALDVPAELRDTFRFTQGQYLTFRRHLNGEEVRRSYSICSSPLENEWRVAIKQVPEGRFSTHAVQQLRVGDELEVMPPMGHFTTELHADQAKQYVLFAAGSGITPVLSILKTVLLAEPDSRVTLIYGNRGRNSIIFKEEIEGLKNRFLQRLSVYHVLSREQGDTDLLFGRIDGAKARVFLDKIIPAQKIDEVFLCGPEEMILEVKSVLLEAGVAPEKVHFELFASAAGAQKAAARQAQRPAGQDDKHSQVTVQLEGTKRVLEMSYYGDTILDAVLETGADAPYSCKNGMCSTCRCRVTEGTVEMDVNYSLSEKEVAQGYVLSCQARPTSERVVVDFDQ; from the coding sequence ATGAGCCGCTTCCACTCCCTCAAAGTCAAGAGCATCACCCGCGAAACGCCCGATTGCGTGAGCGTGGCCCTGGACGTGCCCGCCGAGCTGCGCGACACCTTCCGGTTCACGCAGGGCCAGTACCTCACGTTTCGGCGGCACCTGAACGGCGAGGAAGTGCGCCGCAGCTACTCCATCTGCAGCAGCCCGCTGGAAAACGAGTGGCGCGTGGCCATCAAGCAGGTGCCGGAGGGGCGCTTTTCCACCCACGCCGTGCAGCAGCTGCGCGTCGGCGACGAGCTGGAGGTAATGCCGCCGATGGGGCATTTCACCACCGAGCTGCACGCCGACCAGGCCAAGCAGTACGTGCTGTTCGCGGCCGGCTCAGGCATCACGCCGGTGCTGTCCATCCTGAAAACGGTGCTACTGGCGGAGCCTGATAGCCGCGTAACGCTCATCTATGGCAACCGGGGCCGCAACTCCATCATCTTCAAGGAGGAAATCGAGGGCCTGAAAAACCGCTTCCTTCAGCGCCTGAGCGTGTACCACGTGCTCAGCCGCGAGCAGGGCGACACCGACCTGCTGTTCGGCCGCATCGACGGCGCCAAGGCCCGCGTGTTCCTCGACAAAATCATCCCGGCCCAGAAAATCGACGAGGTGTTTCTGTGCGGGCCTGAGGAAATGATTCTGGAAGTGAAAAGCGTGTTGCTGGAAGCCGGCGTTGCGCCCGAGAAGGTGCACTTCGAGCTGTTCGCCTCGGCCGCCGGGGCCCAGAAAGCCGCCGCCCGCCAGGCCCAGCGCCCCGCCGGCCAGGACGACAAGCACAGCCAGGTAACGGTGCAGCTGGAAGGCACGAAGCGCGTGCTGGAAATGTCGTACTACGGCGACACGATTCTGGACGCGGTGCTCGAAACCGGGGCCGACGCGCCGTATTCGTGCAAAAACGGCATGTGCAGCACCTGCCGCTGCCGCGTGACCGAAGGCACCGTAGAAATGGACGTGAACTACTCGCTTTCCGAAAAAGAAGTGGCCCAAGGCTACGTCCTCAGTTGCCAGGCGCGCCCCACCTCCGAGCGGGTGGTGGTGGATTTCGACCAGTAA